A region of the Pricia mediterranea genome:
CCGGCACACTAAGCTCGGTTGTTTTTTCGGTGCCCGTTAGCGACATTGAAAGTGGTCGGGCCGAGGCTATGGATACCAAGATGCATGAGGCCCTCAAGCAGGAAGAACATCCCAAGGTGACTTTTTCGGTCAAGAATGCCAAAACCTCCACGGGCGGGAAGCAGGAACTGAAAGGTACAATGAACATTGCCGGGGTCGAAAACCAAGTGGCCGTGCCGGCTACCATTACCCAAAAAGACGGAGCCATTTTTATATCCGGGGAAAGAAAAATAACCTTAAAAGATTACGATATCGAACCGCCCAGCGCGATGTTCGGGTCTATAGTGGTCGGGGAAGAGGTCACGGTCAAATTCGATCTGGAATTTACCAAGTCATAACAGGTCAGGCGAATTTAAAATCGGAAGCAATGAAATTCAATTTAGCAAATAAAACTGCCATCGTCACTGGTGGCGGCAGTGGTATCGGAAAGGCCATCTCCAAGACCTTGGCGGCGCAGGGGGCCCACGTACATATTCTGGAGTTAAAGCCAACGGCGGCCGAAGACGCGGTGAAGGAAATCGAATCTGAAGGCGGACACGCGACCGTGCATACTTGCGATGTATCCGAATCCGATGCCGTGACACAAACACTGGAGGCTATTGGGAAAAGAGGTACGATCGATATTCTGGTCAACAATGCCGGTATTGCCCATATCGGGAAAGTAGAAGATACTACGCCCGAAGACATGGACAGAATATATAAAGTCAACGTAAAGGGCGTGTACAATTGTATGCACGCCACGGTTCCCCACATGAAGAAAAAAGGTGGGGTCATCTTGAATATGGCCTCGATAGCCGGATCTGTGGGAATCAATGATCGCTTTGCCTATTCGATGTCCAAAGGCGCAGCTTTGAGTATGATGTATTCGGTGGCGAAGGATTACTTGCAGTACAACATCCGATGCAACAGCATCTCCCCGGCACGAATCCACACCCCTTTCGTAGAAGGCTATCTTCAAAACAATTTTCCGGACAATCGGGATGAAAAGTTTGAGGAACTTTCAAAGACCCAGCCTATCGGGCGCATGGGCATGCCTCAAGAAGTAGCCGATCTGGTCTTGTATCTCTGCTCCGACGAAGCCTCGTTCATTACGGGAACCGATTTCCCTATAGATGGGGGATTCATCCGCTTGAACGGGAATTGAAGTAGTTTTCTCTACGCTGGATCGATGTATTCCCCTTTGCCGGCGTTATCCTTACGCAACTTGGGCATCGTCCCGAAAATATAATCCCATAAGGGCGACGATATTCCGAACGCCCTATCCGGTTGGCGGTAATGGTGAATCGCATGATGGTGCCATAAGACCCGCAGAAAATTGTCTGGCACCTTAAAGGCGTGAACGCTGTAGTGAATGCCTAGATAAAAGGTATAGCCCATTACAAAACCCGGGAGGAAACCAAAGACATAATCCCC
Encoded here:
- a CDS encoding YceI family protein, giving the protein MKNFLLLLFLIGSALVGRAQDTYTLTEGSTLSIDGTSTVSDWTVIANTMEGSLQEDSGTLSSVVFSVPVSDIESGRAEAMDTKMHEALKQEEHPKVTFSVKNAKTSTGGKQELKGTMNIAGVENQVAVPATITQKDGAIFISGERKITLKDYDIEPPSAMFGSIVVGEEVTVKFDLEFTKS
- a CDS encoding SDR family NAD(P)-dependent oxidoreductase, with amino-acid sequence MKFNLANKTAIVTGGGSGIGKAISKTLAAQGAHVHILELKPTAAEDAVKEIESEGGHATVHTCDVSESDAVTQTLEAIGKRGTIDILVNNAGIAHIGKVEDTTPEDMDRIYKVNVKGVYNCMHATVPHMKKKGGVILNMASIAGSVGINDRFAYSMSKGAALSMMYSVAKDYLQYNIRCNSISPARIHTPFVEGYLQNNFPDNRDEKFEELSKTQPIGRMGMPQEVADLVLYLCSDEASFITGTDFPIDGGFIRLNGN